The following proteins come from a genomic window of Chryseobacterium glaciei:
- a CDS encoding MotA/TolQ/ExbB proton channel family protein, translated as MEMNVSKNDEQLVARKAGGLNPAVIIPILFVIGVCIYLFVLGSPGNFKDADKLGGGSVAFSSVEGKDIHPESFLGIIYKGGVIVPILITFMITVIVFSFERHFVLGKAAGKGNLDNFVVQVRSLLNQNKVDEALEECDRQQGSVGNVVKEGLTTYKALSHDTTLNKEQKMVALNKAIEEATTLEMPMLEKNMMILSTLGTVATLIALLGTVIGMIKAFFALGSGGGTPDAAALSTGISEALINTALGIGTSAIAIILYNYFTSRIDGLTYKIDEIAMSIQQSFAEFN; from the coding sequence ATGGAAATGAATGTTTCAAAAAATGATGAGCAATTAGTTGCTAGAAAAGCAGGAGGTTTAAACCCAGCTGTTATTATTCCTATTTTATTCGTTATAGGAGTTTGTATCTATTTATTCGTTCTTGGGAGCCCAGGAAATTTTAAAGACGCAGATAAACTAGGTGGTGGTTCTGTAGCTTTCTCAAGTGTTGAAGGAAAAGACATTCATCCAGAGTCGTTTTTAGGTATTATCTACAAAGGAGGGGTTATCGTGCCAATCTTGATTACTTTCATGATCACTGTAATCGTTTTCTCTTTTGAAAGACATTTCGTACTTGGAAAAGCGGCTGGGAAAGGAAACCTAGACAACTTCGTAGTACAAGTAAGAAGCTTACTTAACCAAAACAAAGTTGACGAAGCTTTAGAAGAGTGTGACAGACAACAAGGATCTGTAGGTAACGTAGTGAAAGAAGGTCTTACTACTTACAAGGCACTTTCTCATGACACTACATTAAACAAAGAGCAGAAAATGGTAGCTCTTAACAAAGCAATCGAAGAGGCTACTACTCTTGAGATGCCAATGTTAGAGAAAAACATGATGATTCTTTCTACATTAGGTACTGTTGCAACTTTGATCGCACTATTAGGAACGGTAATCGGGATGATTAAAGCATTCTTCGCATTAGGTTCTGGTGGTGGTACTCCAGATGCAGCGGCACTTTCTACAGGTATCTCTGAAGCATTGATCAACACGGCTTTAGGTATTGGTACTTCAGCTATCGCTATTATTCTTTACAATTATTTTACATCTAGAATTGACGGATTAACTTACAAGATCGACGAGATTGCAATGAGTATCCAGCAGTCTTTCGCTGAGTTCAACTAA
- a CDS encoding ExbD/TolR family protein gives MARVKPKRHGVVTDMTAMCDVAFLLLTFFILTTQFKKPDVEQIKPPSSISEKLLPDASLMTINATPDGKFYFQPVENASERLQLLDKMGQKYGITFDNNEKAAFQKVQAIGVPMNQLKSYLDMSDEEQKSFKSPKGIPMDSTNKQLVDWVQQSLSVNPDYKLAIKGDVTTEYPKVKSLFEGLRDIDFLKFWLITSQEGKQ, from the coding sequence ATGGCGAGAGTCAAACCAAAAAGACATGGAGTAGTTACGGATATGACGGCAATGTGTGACGTTGCATTCCTACTGCTTACATTCTTTATATTGACCACTCAGTTTAAAAAACCTGACGTGGAGCAGATTAAACCGCCATCTTCAATATCAGAGAAGTTACTTCCTGATGCGAGTTTGATGACCATCAACGCTACTCCGGATGGGAAATTTTATTTCCAACCGGTAGAAAACGCATCAGAGAGACTACAGCTTTTAGATAAAATGGGTCAGAAGTATGGAATTACTTTTGACAATAACGAAAAAGCTGCATTTCAAAAAGTACAAGCGATTGGGGTTCCTATGAACCAACTTAAGAGCTATCTTGATATGTCAGATGAGGAGCAGAAAAGTTTCAAGAGTCCTAAAGGGATTCCTATGGACAGTACAAATAAGCAGTTAGTAGACTGGGTACAACAAAGTTTAAGCGTAAATCCTGATTACAAATTAGCAATCAAAGGAGACGTTACAACTGAGTATCCTAAAGTTAAAAGCCTATTTGAAGGTTTAAGAGATATTGATTTTCTTAAATTCTGGTTGATTACATCACAAGAAGGTAAACAATAA
- a CDS encoding ExbD/TolR family protein gives MAEVQVQEKGGKGGKVRSKKQNTRVDMTPMVDLGFLLITFFMFTTTFSKPNVMDLGLPAKPKENTPKPPPTEIKLSNSISLLLGKGNKIFWHQQDNTSLTDQNLNETTFDREGIRKVIEQAKANAADKTKFTVIIKPTDDAVYKNFVDILDEMAITKSEQYGVTDVKPWEQAIYDRKVGNKGAAAAPATK, from the coding sequence ATGGCAGAAGTACAAGTACAGGAAAAAGGCGGCAAAGGCGGCAAGGTACGTTCCAAGAAGCAGAATACCAGGGTAGATATGACTCCTATGGTGGACTTGGGTTTTCTATTGATCACCTTCTTTATGTTCACAACCACATTCTCTAAACCGAATGTAATGGATTTGGGTCTTCCGGCAAAACCGAAAGAGAATACACCCAAACCACCACCAACGGAAATTAAACTTTCTAACTCAATTTCTTTATTATTGGGTAAAGGCAATAAGATTTTTTGGCATCAGCAAGATAATACATCTTTAACTGATCAAAATCTTAATGAGACTACTTTTGATAGAGAAGGGATTAGAAAAGTAATTGAGCAAGCAAAAGCAAATGCGGCAGATAAAACAAAATTTACTGTTATTATCAAGCCTACTGACGATGCTGTATATAAAAACTTTGTAGATATTCTTGACGAGATGGCTATTACCAAAAGTGAGCAATACGGTGTTACCGATGTGAAACCTTGGGAGCAGGCTATTTATGACAGAAAAGTTGGAAATAAAGGAGCTGCGGCTGCACCGGCTACAAAGTAA